The genomic stretch AGCGTCGTCGTGCCCGCGCAAAAGATCCGGCATTTCGCCGAATCCGCGTACGTCCGCCCGATCGTCGAGGCCACCGAGCCCGGCGCGCTGTGCCTGGAAACGGGGTGCGGGTCGGGGTCGCTGTCGCTCGCGGTCGCGTCCACGGGGCGGCGCGTCGTGACGATCGACATCGCGCAGGGCGTGCTCGACAACCTCGCCGCCAACCGCGCGCGGCTTGCCGCCGAGTTTCCGGGCATGGGCGACATCACGCCGGTGCGCGGAGACATCGAGCACATGCCGTTTGACGACGGCGCGTTCGACGCGGTTTTCAGCGAGGGCGTGATCGAGCACTGGACGGACAAACCGGCGCGGCTCGCGGTCA from Deltaproteobacteria bacterium encodes the following:
- a CDS encoding methyltransferase domain-containing protein, with the translated sequence MSNHASMSTEPERTVAERWEAVTNSPESVYKSVVVPAQKIRHFAESAYVRPIVEATEPGALCLETGCGSGSLSLAVASTGRRVVTIDIAQGVLDNLAANRARLAAEFPGMGDITPVRGDIEHMPFDDGAFDAVFSEGVIEHWTDKPARLAVMREMVRVLKPGGRLVLFVPNGRHPLHGWWQLTRYPGYASEN